The following are encoded together in the Populus trichocarpa isolate Nisqually-1 chromosome 5, P.trichocarpa_v4.1, whole genome shotgun sequence genome:
- the LOC7493984 gene encoding uncharacterized protein LOC7493984 isoform X2, whose product MSRCFPYLPPGYLTESIKLQGESFEKGKHEGRKRGEKKERRKHRKGNSEERSRVGDKFHREDKRFLPKERGGEDEKSDLTEEDKQPLSSQSLCYLSDGGKTHGTIIRIQLPLRRHREHDAPVNGAGLCSSLGTADSVPQKNKIVETSLRSYDKEMRTAESLYQDLIANLEESFQFELNNLVDQEWLFGTTKQDRHGYKRLKVCHDVSCHADSTTRLCAQYLPEADVYVLPYTIPF is encoded by the exons ATGTCTCGGTGCTTTCCTTACCTGCCTCCGGGCTACCTTACCGAATCGATTaag CTCCAAGGGGAGAGTTTCGAGAAGGGAAAGCATGAAGGGAGAAAGAGGggggagaagaaagaaagaaggaagcaTAGGAAAGGAAACAGTGAGGAAAGAAGTCGTGTTGGTGATAAGTTCCATCGAGAGGACAAAAGGTTCCTTCCAAAGGAAAGAGGAGGAGAAGATGAAAAGAGCGATCTTACTGAGGAAGATAAGCAACCTCTGTCCTCTCAGAGCCTTTGCTACCTGTCTGATGGTGGTAAAACTCATG GTACCATCATTCGGATTCAGCTGCCATTGAGAAGGCATAGAGAGCACGATGCACCTGTTAATGGAGCAGGGTTGTGCTCTTCTTTGGGAACAGCGGATTCTGTTcctcaaaagaataaaattgttgaaacttcTTTGAGATCATATGATAAGGAGATGCGGACAGCAGAATCACTTTACCAAGATTTGATTGCGAATTTGGAGGAATCTTTTCAGTTTGAGCTGAACAATCTTGTTGATCAGGAATGGCTTTTTGGGACAACAAAGCAAGACAGGCATGGATACAAAAGATTGAAAGTGTGCCATGATGTCTCGTGCCATGCTGATTCTACTACGAGGCTGTGTGCGCAATACTTACCCGAGGCAGATGTTTATGTATTACCTTATAcaattccattttaa
- the LOC18099688 gene encoding protein kinase STUNTED produces MKGELSIRKAVPGKGLKKKKQGNDYYVECLNFDLSRVAELVHHALVSSDNDSLVTKDCSDCKGLVEKEPAFMDKFFAHHLPATMVILSVREAKTMFKRDLLNLIEGKPFFEINSVIRRELPESALGWPLLQRTNRPALEALRSSEVRTMSLVEWNSKENNSSSDLKTDDCIVKKCKTEGTVIQLFHASETESRDGSSNREHENFGFKQKVSSNFDFLHTKESTRSGPGWLLFRIKTSASPESLQESQADGLSVVQWVLSLPNRSKEATTNIQIDVVSKEAESYVENNICGHEDKHSEACLAASMKLPKKLGCFFKLCSSGCKQFSYEELRRETHHFSSQVAVKILKHYKEARNDFSLEVDIMSSLKHKHITPRIGICVEDDHLILVYDFLSKGSLEERLQGNSRKSVLPWKVRFKMAIEIAETLNHLHNERPQPVIHRDIKSSNILLSNHFQPQLMQHIMMLLELFGYIAPEYFMYGRVSDKIDVYSYGIVRLELLTGKKPIISTGLKEQENLVKWPAGNAIIRERESKSFAGPEDGQRDFDIVQMQRIVVAATLCVGQTARVRPKLELLRGEKGERDWVNSYANDLKKSSDEEFDDLFLEFGCKPCVGAFISGIR; encoded by the exons ATGAAAGGAGAACTAAGCATTCGTAAGGCAGTTCCAGGAAaagggttgaagaaaaagaaacagggcaatgactattatgtagaaTGTCTCAACTTTGACCTTTCTAGGGTTGCCGAACTTGTGCATCATGCACTTGTTAGTTCAG ATAATGACAGCTTAGTCACAAAAGATTGTTCAGATTGTAAGGGCTTGGTGGAAAAG GAACCGGCATTCATGGATAAGTTTTTTGCCCATCACTTACCAGCAACTATGGTTATTTTGTCTGTTCGAGAGGCAAAAACTATGTTCAAAAGGGATTTACTTAACCTGATAGAAG GAAAACCTTTCTTTGAGATCAATTCTGTAATCCGTAGAGAGCTGCCAGAGTCAGCTCTTGGCTGGCCTCTTCTTCAAAGAACCAATCGTCCAGCTCTGGAAGCATTGAGAAGTTCAGAAGTAAGGACTATGTCACTGGTAGAATggaattcaaaagaaaacaatagtTCTTCTGATCTCAAAACAGATGATTGTATAGTCAAGAAATGCAAGACTGAAGGGACTGTAATCCAATTGTTTCATGCCTCTGAAACTGAGTCAAGAGATGGTAGCAGCAATAGAGAACATGAGAATTTTGGCTTTAAACAGAAAGtttcttcaaattttgattttttacataCCAAAGAATCCACACGATCAGGGCCTGGCTGGCTTCTTTTCCGCATAAAAACTTCTGCATCTCCAGAATCTCTGCAAGAATCTCAGGCTGATGGACTTTCAGTGGTTCAATGGGTTTTGAGTCTACCCAATCGATCCAAAGAAGCAACTACAAATAttcaaattgatgttgtttCCAAAGAAGCAGAGAGTTACgttgaaaacaatatatgtgGACACGAGGATAAGCACAGTGAGGCTTGTTTAGCAGCATCAATGAAGCTGCCGAAGAAGCTGGGCTGTTTCTTTAAATTGTGCTCATCCGGCTGCAAGCAGTTCAGTTATGAGGAGCTGAGGAGAGAAACTCATCATTTCTCCTCA CAAGTGGCAGTGAAGATCCTAAAACACTACAAGGAAGCTAGGAATGACTTCTCCTTGGAAGTTGATATCATGTCTTCGTTAAAGCACAAGCACATTACGCCTCGAATTGGCATATGCGTCGAGGATGATCATTTAATTCTGGTCTACGATTTCTTGTCTAAGGGGAGCTTAGAGGAAAGGCTACAAG GTAATAGCAGGAAGTCTGTATTGCCATGGAAAGTGAGGTTCAAAATGGCTATTGAGATAGCCGAGACTCTAAATCACCTGCACAATGAACGTCCTCAGCCTGTTATTCACAGAGATATTAAATCTTCTAACATTCTCCTATCAAATCATTTTCAGCCACAG CTTATGCAGCACATAATGATGTTGTTGGAACTTTTTGGGTATATAGCTCCTGAATATTTCATGTATGGGAGGGTCAGTGACAAAATTGACGTGTACTCTTATGGCATAGTTCGCCTTGAATTGTTAACCGGAAAGAAACCAATCATTTCCACAGGTCTGAAAGAACAAGAGAACCTTGTTAAGTGG CCTGCAGGCAACGCCATTATTAGAGAGCGGGAATCTAAAAGCTTTGCTGGACCCGAAGATGGGCAGAGAGACTTCGACATTGTTCAAATGCAAAGAATAGTTGTTGCAGCAACTCTCTGCGTCGGACAGACAGCTAGAGTACGTCCTAAA CTTGAGCTATTGAGAGGGGAGAAAGGTGAAAGAGACTGGGTGAATAGCTATGCTAATGATTTAAAAAAGTCAAGTGATGAGGAATTTGATGACCTTTTCCTGGAATTTGGCTGCAAACCATGCGTGGGAGCCTTCATTTCTGGAATTAGATGA
- the LOC7493984 gene encoding uncharacterized protein LOC7493984 isoform X1 has protein sequence MSRCFPYPPPGYQIESIKIRKEKEKSITESHKDIKKEKKERRKHRKENKDQICYTVGKSHQKGKTFLPREKKEEAEKSDLTEEHNEPVCLQNICYLSDDGIRSNKKRKLEQATNDDKPRNVFRIRLPLTRHKEPDVPLNSEGLCSTSGRADSVSGQNEGVHLSHQETVNSKAGTVVGELASPEKMPCISVSEKKSTVCHESGISRFKLPNKKMRKADSPYKVLIEDWVSPPPQFELNDSDDQEWLSEASKRERHGNKILNACRDVLCHESSLFPRGHYLPEADVYALPYTIPF, from the exons ATGTCTCGGTGCTTTCCTTACCCGCCTCCGGGCTACCAGATCGAGTCGATCAAG ATccgaaaggaaaaggagaagtCTATAACAGAAAGCCATAAAGAtataaagaaggagaagaaagaaagaaggaagcaTAGGAAAGAAAACAAGGACCAAATATGTTATACTGTGGGTAAGTCTCATCAAAAGGGGAAAACCTTCCTTccaagggaaaaaaaggaagaagctgAAAAGAGTGATCTTACTGAAGAACACAATGAGCCCGTATGCCTTCAGAATATTTGCTATTTGTCTGATGATGGCATTCGGAGCAACAAGAAGAGGAAATTGGAACAAGCAACTAATGATGACAAACCCC GTAATGTCTTCCGCATTAGGTTACCCTTGACAAGGCATAAAGAGCCAGATGTGCCTCTCAATAGTGAAGGGTTGTGTTCTACTTCGGGAAGGGCAGATTCTGTTTCTGGGCAGAATGAAGGTGTCCATTTATCCCATCAAGAAACTGTCAATTCAAAGGCAGGTACTGTTGTCGGGGAACTTGCATCTCCAGAAAAAATGCCTTGCATTTCAGTTTCAGAGAAGAAGAGCACTGTTTGCCATGAATCTGGGATTTCTCGGTTCAAATTGCCCAATAAGAAGATGCGGAAAGCAGACTCACCATACAAAGTCTTAATTGAGGATTGGGTTTCACCACCTCCTCAGTTTGAGCTTAATGATTCTGATGATCAAGAATGGCTTTCTGAGGCCTCAAAGCGAGAAAGGCATGGGAACAAGATACTAAATGCTTGCCGTGATGTCTTGTGTCACGAAAGTTCTTTGTTTCCACGCGGGCATTACTTGCCTGAAGCTGATGTATACGCATTACCTTATACTATTCCATTTTGA